One genomic segment of Mycolicibacterium gilvum includes these proteins:
- a CDS encoding hemophore-related protein, with product MNEVLQYRWVRRRLGGATTAVAASCIVASVAAGAAVAQPPPPDPCSPAAVMRAHAAAMTRMADYLDSRPDVQQVFVDARSKATPQERHGVIQAFTENHPDVAAAFQNIHQPVKDLSARCGLPMGPGMMPDGMGPGGMAPGQMGPGGMGPGQMAPGAMPGQ from the coding sequence ATGAATGAGGTTCTGCAATACAGATGGGTAAGACGGCGTCTGGGTGGGGCGACTACCGCTGTTGCGGCGTCGTGCATCGTAGCGTCGGTAGCAGCCGGAGCTGCGGTTGCGCAGCCACCGCCGCCGGATCCGTGTTCTCCGGCCGCCGTGATGCGCGCGCACGCTGCAGCGATGACTCGAATGGCTGACTATCTCGACTCCCGCCCCGACGTTCAACAGGTGTTTGTCGATGCCAGAAGCAAGGCCACACCCCAGGAGCGGCACGGCGTGATTCAAGCGTTCACCGAGAATCACCCAGACGTGGCTGCTGCCTTTCAGAACATCCATCAACCGGTTAAGGATCTGAGTGCGAGATGCGGCTTGCCCATGGGCCCAGGGATGATGCCCGACGGCATGGGGCCCGGTGGTATGGCGCCCGGACAGATGGGTCCCGGCGGCATGGGGCCCGGGCAGATGGCGCCTGGAGCGATGCCTGGGCAGTGA
- a CDS encoding IS256 family transposase, producing the protein MTVAQNIDLPTVLAERLTTTHPDVLRELLATFIHTLMGAEADALCGASYGERSTERTNSRNGYRHRQFDTRAGTLDLAIPKLRQGSYFPDWLLERRKRAERALTTVVATCYLLGVSTRRMDKLVETLGITSLSKSQVSVMAKELDAAVEAFRTRPLDAGPYTFVAADALVLKVREGGRVVNVHALIAVGVNAEGYREILGIDVTTAEDGAGWLTFWRALTARGLSGVKLVTSDAHAGLVAAIGATLPGATWQRCRTHYTTNLMAVTPKSSWPWVRTLLHSVFDQPDAESVAAQYDRIIDALDDKLPTVADHLEAARPDLLAFTAFPKQIWRQIWSNNPQERLNKEIRRRTDVVGIFPDRNALIRLVGAVLAEQHDEWAESRRYLGLDVLSKSRTVNDTPTEQEATPATLTA; encoded by the coding sequence ATGACCGTTGCCCAGAATATCGACCTGCCCACCGTGCTGGCCGAACGACTCACCACCACACATCCCGACGTGCTGCGCGAGCTGCTCGCCACGTTCATCCACACCCTGATGGGTGCCGAAGCCGACGCCCTGTGCGGCGCCAGCTACGGCGAACGCAGCACCGAGCGGACCAACTCCCGCAACGGCTACCGGCACCGCCAATTCGACACCCGCGCAGGCACATTAGATCTCGCGATCCCGAAGCTGCGCCAGGGCTCCTACTTCCCGGACTGGCTGCTGGAACGCCGCAAACGCGCCGAGCGGGCCCTGACCACCGTGGTCGCCACCTGCTACCTACTCGGTGTCTCGACGCGGCGGATGGACAAGCTCGTCGAAACCCTCGGCATCACCAGCCTGTCGAAGTCGCAGGTGTCGGTGATGGCCAAAGAGCTCGACGCCGCCGTCGAGGCCTTCCGCACCCGACCGCTCGATGCCGGCCCGTATACGTTCGTCGCTGCCGACGCCCTGGTGCTCAAGGTCCGCGAGGGCGGCCGGGTCGTCAACGTGCACGCGCTGATCGCGGTCGGGGTCAACGCCGAGGGCTACCGCGAAATCCTCGGCATCGATGTCACCACCGCCGAGGACGGCGCCGGCTGGCTAACGTTCTGGCGGGCTCTGACCGCCCGCGGCCTGTCGGGGGTCAAACTGGTCACCAGCGACGCCCATGCCGGGCTTGTCGCCGCGATCGGCGCCACGCTGCCCGGTGCGACGTGGCAGCGCTGCAGAACCCACTACACGACCAACCTGATGGCGGTGACCCCGAAGTCGTCGTGGCCCTGGGTGCGCACCCTGCTGCACTCTGTGTTCGACCAGCCTGATGCTGAATCCGTTGCTGCACAATATGACCGGATCATCGACGCCCTGGACGACAAGCTACCTACGGTCGCCGATCACCTCGAAGCGGCACGGCCGGATCTGCTGGCGTTCACGGCGTTTCCCAAACAGATCTGGCGCCAGATCTGGTCCAACAATCCCCAGGAACGGCTCAACAAGGAAATCCGCCGGCGCACCGACGTCGTCGGTATCTTCCCCGACCGCAACGCCCTCATCCGCCTCGTCGGAGCCGTCCTGGCCGAACAACACGACGAATGGGCCGAATCCCGGCGCTACCTCGGCCTCGACGTCCTGAGCAAATCACGCACAGTCAACGACACCCCGACCGAACAGGAGGCCACCCCGGCGACACTGACCGCCTGA
- a CDS encoding heavy metal translocating P-type ATPase, translated as MSNPEKGHVGPHPGSARHEHAPQAQSPAPSAEDPHAGHGEHLAYIGQDPQAGHDGHDRHAGHGAHGEMFRRRFWFSLVLSVPVVVFSHMIAELFGYTRPDFPGMTWIAPILGTVIFVYGGMPFLTGGWAEVKSRRPGMMLLIAMAISVAFVASWVTTLGIGGFNLDFWWELALLIVIMLLGHWLEMRALGSASGALDALAAMLPDTAEKVTADGVREVPLSELELGDVVLVRAGARVPADGAVTDGRAEVDESMITGESKPVTRQVGDTVVAGTVATDSALRVQITAVGDDTALAGIQRMVAAAQASSSRAQALADKAAAFLFYFAAVTGVITFAVWTLLGNLDYAVTRTVTVLVIACPHALGLAIPLVIAISTERAARAGVLVKDRLALERMRTVDVVLFDKTGTLTEGRHQVTGTVATAGISEEQLLALAAAVESDSEHPVARAIVAAAQSRMPSSERVVANDFRSLPGRGVRASVDGTDVSVGGPAMLADLRLSVPDDVSAVTRGWVQRGASVLHIVRDNQVLGAVALEDAVREESRQAIDALHARNVKVALITGDAQQVADAVATDLGIDEVFAEVLPEHKDAKVAELQKRGHRVAMVGDGVNDAPALARADVGVAIGAGTDVAIESAGVVLAANDPRAVLSIIELSHASYRKMWQNLVWATGYNIIAVPLAAGVLAPIGVVLPPAAAAVLMSVSTIVVALNAQLLRRLDLDPAHLARTRQATRHIRTDRGASVSIDA; from the coding sequence ATGTCCAACCCAGAGAAGGGACACGTCGGCCCACATCCGGGATCCGCCAGACACGAGCACGCCCCCCAGGCGCAGAGCCCAGCGCCCAGCGCCGAAGATCCCCACGCTGGGCACGGAGAGCATCTGGCTTACATCGGACAGGATCCCCAGGCCGGACATGACGGTCATGATCGACATGCCGGCCATGGCGCGCACGGGGAGATGTTTCGCCGCCGGTTCTGGTTCAGCCTGGTTCTGTCGGTACCGGTGGTGGTGTTCAGCCACATGATCGCCGAACTGTTCGGCTACACCCGGCCGGACTTTCCGGGCATGACATGGATCGCCCCGATTCTGGGCACGGTGATCTTTGTCTATGGTGGCATGCCGTTTCTCACCGGCGGCTGGGCCGAGGTGAAATCGCGCCGTCCCGGGATGATGCTGCTGATCGCGATGGCGATCAGCGTCGCGTTCGTCGCCTCGTGGGTCACCACTCTGGGGATCGGGGGTTTCAACCTGGATTTCTGGTGGGAACTGGCGTTGCTGATCGTCATCATGCTGCTGGGGCATTGGCTGGAGATGCGGGCCCTGGGTTCAGCATCGGGGGCACTGGACGCACTGGCGGCGATGTTGCCCGACACCGCCGAGAAGGTCACCGCCGACGGAGTCCGCGAGGTCCCTCTCTCAGAGCTGGAGCTAGGCGATGTGGTGCTGGTGCGTGCCGGCGCCCGGGTGCCAGCCGACGGCGCAGTCACCGACGGCCGCGCCGAGGTTGACGAGTCGATGATCACCGGCGAGTCCAAGCCGGTGACCCGCCAGGTCGGCGATACCGTGGTGGCCGGCACCGTGGCCACCGACAGCGCTCTGCGGGTGCAGATCACCGCGGTCGGCGATGACACCGCCCTGGCCGGTATCCAGCGTATGGTCGCCGCCGCGCAGGCTTCCTCTTCGCGGGCGCAGGCACTCGCCGACAAGGCCGCCGCGTTTCTGTTCTATTTCGCCGCCGTCACCGGTGTGATCACCTTCGCGGTGTGGACGTTGTTGGGCAACCTCGACTATGCGGTGACCCGCACGGTCACCGTCCTGGTCATCGCGTGTCCACATGCCCTCGGGCTGGCGATTCCGCTAGTCATCGCAATCTCCACTGAACGCGCCGCACGCGCCGGGGTGCTGGTCAAGGATCGGCTGGCGCTGGAACGGATGCGCACGGTGGATGTGGTGCTTTTCGACAAGACCGGCACCTTGACCGAGGGGCGACATCAGGTCACCGGCACCGTTGCCACCGCCGGGATCAGTGAAGAGCAGCTGCTCGCGCTGGCCGCCGCGGTCGAGTCCGACAGTGAGCATCCGGTCGCCCGGGCCATCGTGGCCGCGGCCCAATCACGGATGCCGTCCAGTGAGCGGGTTGTCGCTAACGACTTCCGGTCCCTGCCCGGCCGGGGGGTGCGCGCCAGCGTCGACGGCACCGACGTTTCGGTCGGTGGCCCGGCCATGCTGGCCGACCTGCGACTGTCGGTCCCCGATGATGTCAGCGCAGTGACCCGCGGTTGGGTGCAGCGCGGCGCCTCGGTGCTGCATATCGTCCGCGATAACCAGGTGCTGGGCGCGGTGGCACTCGAAGACGCCGTCCGGGAGGAATCGCGTCAGGCGATCGACGCGTTGCACGCCCGAAACGTCAAGGTGGCGCTGATCACCGGCGATGCCCAACAGGTCGCCGATGCGGTTGCCACGGATCTGGGCATCGATGAGGTGTTCGCCGAGGTGCTGCCCGAACACAAGGACGCCAAGGTCGCCGAACTGCAAAAGCGTGGGCACCGGGTGGCGATGGTCGGCGACGGCGTCAACGACGCACCGGCGTTGGCCCGCGCCGACGTCGGCGTGGCCATCGGCGCCGGTACCGATGTCGCAATCGAATCCGCGGGGGTGGTGCTGGCAGCCAACGACCCGCGCGCAGTGCTGTCGATCATCGAACTGTCCCACGCCAGCTACCGCAAGATGTGGCAGAACCTGGTGTGGGCGACCGGATACAACATCATCGCCGTACCGTTGGCCGCCGGTGTACTCGCCCCGATCGGGGTGGTGCTGCCGCCTGCCGCGGCGGCGGTGCTCATGTCGGTCTCGACGATCGTCGTCGCGCTCAACGCCCAGCTGTTGCGCCGCCTTGATCTGGACCCCGCCCACTTGGCCCGGACCCGACAAGCCACTCGCCACATCCGCACCGACAGAGGTGCATCAGTCAGTATCGATGCCTAG
- a CDS encoding DUF2933 domain-containing protein — protein sequence MKTQRALWYGAAVVAVALAAMVLGAPASLVLLALLLLACPVMMMFMMGGMGGGHGHGHGSDRESTDTHDHRDSAGRP from the coding sequence ATGAAGACTCAGCGCGCTCTTTGGTATGGCGCAGCGGTCGTCGCCGTCGCGTTGGCCGCGATGGTCTTGGGCGCCCCGGCGTCGCTTGTCCTGCTGGCCCTGCTCTTGCTGGCATGCCCGGTGATGATGATGTTCATGATGGGCGGAATGGGCGGCGGCCATGGCCATGGCCATGGTTCCGATCGTGAGTCCACCGACACCCACGATCATCGCGACTCCGCCGGGCGGCCATAA
- a CDS encoding IS3 family transposase (programmed frameshift), translating into MARKNYPDEFKRDAVALYRDTEGATIAQIAAELGVSEATLSAWCKSAGVPIRHRRGVVVAEPVPGAESPEQELARLRSEVKALRATEARLSTERDILRSAAKYFGRGDELVSRFQFVADHLHAFEVKWLCAVVEVARSSFYAWLAGADGRAARRAADEALAERIRAVHDEDNTYGAPRITAELNDGAPEGQRVNHKRVARVMRGAGIAGYRRRRRVKTTVADPANQKVPDLLKRDFTAAQVNTRYVGDITYLPLATGANLYLATVIDCCSRRVAGWAIADHMRTELVIDALKAAAALRGSLAGAIFHADHGSQYTSRDFANLCRDLGVVQSMGAVGSSADNALAESFNAALKREILQDRNCWPDAAICRREVFRWLARYNTTRRHSYCRHSSPATYERNLTPATLPEAA; encoded by the exons ATGGCAAGGAAAAATTACCCCGATGAGTTCAAGCGTGACGCGGTCGCGCTCTACCGGGACACCGAGGGCGCGACGATCGCCCAGATCGCTGCCGAGCTCGGTGTCAGCGAGGCCACGCTCTCGGCGTGGTGCAAGTCGGCCGGGGTGCCGATTCGGCACCGCCGCGGTGTCGTAGTGGCCGAGCCTGTGCCAGGGGCCGAGAGCCCTGAGCAGGAGCTGGCCCGCCTCCGCAGTGAGGTCAAGGCGTTACGCGCCACCGAGGCGCGGTTGTCCACCGAGCGTGACATCTTGCGGTCGGCGGCCAAATATTTCG GCCGGGGAGACGAACTGGTGAGCCGCTTTCAGTTTGTCGCCGACCACCTGCACGCCTTCGAGGTGAAGTGGCTCTGCGCAGTCGTCGAGGTTGCGCGTTCGTCGTTCTACGCGTGGTTGGCCGGTGCTGACGGACGAGCGGCCCGTCGGGCTGCTGACGAGGCGCTGGCCGAGCGTATCCGCGCCGTCCACGACGAGGACAACACCTACGGGGCGCCGCGGATCACCGCCGAGCTCAACGACGGTGCGCCCGAGGGGCAGCGGGTCAACCACAAGCGGGTGGCTCGGGTGATGCGCGGCGCCGGGATCGCCGGTTATCGACGCCGACGTCGGGTCAAGACGACCGTGGCGGACCCGGCGAACCAGAAGGTCCCCGACCTGCTCAAACGGGATTTCACCGCCGCGCAGGTCAACACCCGTTACGTCGGCGACATCACCTACTTGCCATTGGCGACCGGCGCCAACCTGTACCTGGCCACCGTGATCGACTGCTGTTCACGGCGGGTCGCCGGGTGGGCGATCGCCGATCACATGCGCACCGAACTGGTCATCGATGCGCTCAAAGCCGCTGCTGCACTGCGGGGTTCACTGGCTGGTGCAATATTCCATGCAGATCATGGAAGTCAGTACACCTCACGGGATTTCGCGAATCTCTGCCGCGATCTGGGGGTCGTCCAGTCGATGGGTGCGGTGGGGTCAAGTGCCGATAACGCGTTGGCCGAATCGTTCAACGCCGCCCTCAAGCGCGAGATTCTGCAAGACCGTAACTGCTGGCCGGACGCGGCGATCTGCCGCCGTGAGGTCTTTCGGTGGCTGGCCCGCTACAACACCACACGACGGCACTCCTACTGCCGTCATTCCAGCCCCGCGACCTACGAAAGGAACCTGACACCGGCTACGCTGCCCGAAGCCGCATAA
- a CDS encoding IS3 family transposase (programmed frameshift) yields MPRKYDDEFKARAVRLVTDHAEEYDTRTACITAVAKRLGVSYESLRRWVNQTEVDTGQRDGVPTDVARENRELKRKNRELEETIEILKAATKFLRAGERPATPLICAFIAEHRARFGVAPICRVLTEHGCQIAPRTFYAWLTRPPSARALWDTVITEVLAGFYEPDEHGRRKPESLYGATKMWAHLHRQGIVVARCTVERLMRANGWRGVTRRKKVRTTIADPAAARAADLVKRRFRVPAPNVLLVADFTYVRLTNGTFVYTAFAIDAYAGRIVGWTCSASKEDRFVRQAIRHAAQLRIDEGNPLLGNTIHHSDAGSQYTSVRFGETLALSGLVASIGTVGDAFDNALAETTIGLYKTEAVRDDSPFRRGPLSRLTDVELLTAEWVHWYNADRLMHRLGRIPPLEYEAVHYATNAANSEAAHQ; encoded by the exons ATGCCAAGGAAGTACGACGACGAGTTCAAGGCCCGAGCGGTCCGGTTGGTCACCGACCATGCCGAGGAGTACGACACCCGCACGGCCTGCATCACCGCGGTCGCCAAGCGGTTGGGGGTGTCGTATGAATCACTGCGCCGCTGGGTCAACCAGACCGAGGTCGACACCGGCCAACGTGACGGGGTGCCCACCGACGTCGCCCGTGAGAATAGAGAGCTGAAGCGCAAGAACCGCGAGCTTGAGGAAACCATCGAAATCCTCAAGGCGGCAACAA AGTTTCTTCGTGCGGGAGAGCGACCCGCGACACCGTTGATTTGTGCGTTCATCGCCGAGCATCGTGCTCGGTTCGGGGTCGCTCCGATCTGCCGCGTGCTCACTGAGCACGGCTGCCAGATCGCCCCGAGAACCTTCTACGCCTGGCTGACCCGCCCCCCATCCGCTCGGGCGCTGTGGGACACCGTCATCACCGAGGTGCTCGCCGGCTTCTACGAGCCAGACGAGCACGGCCGACGCAAACCGGAGTCACTGTACGGGGCTACCAAGATGTGGGCTCACCTGCACCGACAAGGCATTGTGGTGGCCCGCTGCACCGTGGAGCGCCTCATGCGGGCCAACGGCTGGCGCGGGGTTACCCGCCGCAAGAAGGTCCGCACCACGATCGCCGATCCCGCCGCGGCGCGGGCGGCCGATCTGGTCAAACGCCGGTTCCGGGTGCCCGCGCCCAACGTGCTGCTGGTCGCGGACTTCACCTACGTACGGCTGACCAACGGAACGTTCGTCTACACCGCATTCGCCATCGACGCCTACGCGGGCCGGATAGTGGGATGGACCTGCTCGGCCAGCAAGGAGGACCGGTTCGTGCGTCAGGCGATCCGCCACGCCGCCCAACTTCGTATCGACGAGGGTAATCCATTGTTGGGCAACACTATTCACCATAGCGATGCGGGCTCTCAATATACGTCTGTGCGGTTCGGCGAGACCCTGGCGCTGTCTGGACTGGTGGCCTCAATCGGGACAGTCGGCGATGCCTTCGATAACGCTCTGGCGGAGACGACCATAGGGCTCTACAAGACTGAAGCCGTCCGCGATGACTCGCCGTTTCGGCGCGGCCCTCTGAGCCGTCTGACCGACGTGGAGCTGCTCACCGCCGAGTGGGTGCACTGGTACAACGCCGACCGGCTCATGCACCGCCTCGGTCGCATCCCACCCCTGGAGTACGAAGCCGTCCACTACGCTACAAACGCGGCCAACTCAGAGGCTGCACACCAGTAA
- a CDS encoding general stress protein: protein MDTSSDQPFTGTTSGAAASSEYRVIASYRDYAQAQRAVDFMSDSEFPVENLRILGHDVTTVEAVIGRLTKGRAALTGASSGAWWGLLIGLLLGMFAVGTAWFGVMVAGLLIGTVWGAIFGFVEHWATGGRRDFTSMSTLAAERYDVVCTPAFAEQAAQLLATMRG from the coding sequence ATGGACACATCTTCCGATCAACCATTCACCGGCACGACCAGCGGGGCTGCCGCTAGCTCCGAGTACCGGGTGATAGCCAGCTACCGCGACTACGCGCAAGCTCAGCGCGCAGTCGACTTCATGTCCGATTCAGAATTCCCGGTGGAGAACCTCCGAATCCTCGGTCACGATGTGACCACCGTGGAAGCCGTCATCGGCCGCCTGACCAAGGGCCGCGCCGCGCTCACGGGCGCGTCGAGCGGAGCCTGGTGGGGCCTGTTGATTGGGCTGCTGTTGGGAATGTTCGCCGTTGGCACCGCCTGGTTCGGCGTTATGGTGGCTGGCTTGCTCATCGGCACCGTCTGGGGAGCGATCTTCGGGTTCGTCGAGCACTGGGCGACCGGTGGCCGGCGAGATTTCACGTCGATGTCGACGCTGGCCGCTGAGCGTTACGACGTGGTGTGCACGCCGGCGTTCGCCGAGCAGGCCGCTCAGCTGCTGGCCACCATGCGAGGCTGA
- a CDS encoding Acg family FMN-binding oxidoreductase yields MNEHMVALDVIQHALELAVRAPSLHNSQPWRWVLHDGVLDLHADPTRIGHGSDHTGKEVLLSCGAVLDHLRVAMAAAGWDSLTERFPNPNDRDHLATVEFARAVFVTDAQRGRAAAIAHRRTDRLAFAVPASWEAFETVLRATVIGNGTHLDVLDADARSQLAHASRLTEQLRRYDASYHAELAWWTTQPPSTQGIPPTALVSGAESARVDVGRAFPVRGETNRRADIDRDDAKILVLSTYDDSRDSVLVCGEVLSAVLLEATMADLGTCTLTHMIEAAASREIVRRLTRRTAEPQVLIRIGTAPPTDPPPPPTPRRPLTDVLEIGP; encoded by the coding sequence GTGAACGAACACATGGTGGCGTTGGACGTGATCCAGCATGCGCTGGAGTTGGCGGTGCGGGCGCCGTCGCTGCATAACAGTCAACCCTGGCGATGGGTGCTACACGACGGGGTGCTTGATCTGCATGCGGATCCCACCCGTATCGGTCACGGCAGCGACCACACCGGGAAGGAGGTGCTGCTCAGTTGTGGTGCCGTGTTGGATCATTTACGGGTGGCCATGGCCGCGGCGGGCTGGGACAGCCTCACCGAGCGCTTCCCCAACCCGAACGATCGCGATCACCTGGCAACAGTTGAGTTCGCGCGTGCGGTGTTCGTCACCGATGCCCAACGCGGCCGCGCGGCGGCCATCGCCCACCGGCGCACCGATCGGCTTGCGTTCGCGGTCCCCGCGAGCTGGGAGGCGTTTGAAACCGTGTTGCGCGCAACGGTCATCGGCAACGGCACGCATCTGGACGTCCTCGACGCGGATGCCCGCTCCCAATTGGCACACGCGTCGCGGCTCACCGAGCAGTTGCGACGCTACGATGCGTCCTACCACGCCGAATTAGCATGGTGGACAACACAACCGCCATCCACACAGGGCATCCCGCCGACCGCGTTGGTCTCCGGCGCTGAATCGGCTCGGGTGGATGTGGGGCGGGCCTTTCCTGTCCGCGGCGAGACCAACCGGCGCGCCGACATCGATCGCGATGACGCCAAGATTCTGGTGTTGTCCACCTACGATGACAGCCGCGACTCCGTGCTGGTCTGCGGCGAAGTGCTCTCCGCCGTGCTGCTGGAGGCCACCATGGCCGATCTGGGCACCTGCACCCTGACACACATGATCGAAGCGGCCGCCAGCCGCGAAATCGTGCGCCGCCTCACCAGACGAACCGCCGAGCCGCAGGTGTTGATCCGAATCGGCACCGCGCCGCCAACCGATCCGCCGCCACCTCCCACACCGCGGCGGCCGCTAACCGACGTGCTCGAAATCGGCCCCTAG